A portion of the Ricinus communis isolate WT05 ecotype wild-type chromosome 10, ASM1957865v1, whole genome shotgun sequence genome contains these proteins:
- the LOC8275838 gene encoding receptor-like kinase TMK3 produces the protein MQLYRSIAMRNNHIKQLVLVLAVLLYLAAVVYSDTDPNDLAILKAFRDGLENPELLEWPASGDEDPCGQSWKHVHCVDSRVTQIQVENMRLKGPLPENLNQLTMLVNLGLQRNQFTGPLPSFSGLSNLQFAYLDYNQFDSIPSDFFTGLVNLQVLALDGNPFNATTGWTFSKDLQDSSQLTNLSCMSCNLVGPLPDFLGSLVSLQNLKLSGNNLSGEIPPSFKGGMSLQNLWLNNQKGGGLSGTIDLVATMESVTVLWLHGNQFTGKIPESIGRLTQLKDLNLNGNKLVGLVPDSLANLPLEHLDLNNNQLMGPIPKFKATKVSCTSNPFCQSTAGVSCAPEVMALLEFLDGLSYPPRLVSSWTSNDPCSSWMGVECVSNKVYSIALPNQNLSGTLSPSVANLGSLHQIKLGGNNLSGQVPTNWTNLASLETLDLSNNNILPPFPKFSSTVNVVIAGNPMLNGGQTAPSPDKYPPSGSRDSPSSQAKGTQSSPAGSSAESITQKSPKRSTLVAVIAPLASVAVVAILIIPLSIYFCKKRRDTIQAPSSLVIHPRDPSDSNNVKIVVAHHTNGSTSTRTGSDSASINSSGIGESHVIEAGSLVISVQVLRNVTKNFAPDNELGRGGFGVVYKGELDDGTKIAVKRMESGVISSKALDEFQAEIAVLSKVRHRHLVSLLGYSIEGNERILVYEYMPQGALSKHLFHWKSFELEPLSWKRRLNIALDVARGMEYLHNLAHRSFIHRDLKSSNILLGDDFRAKVSDFGLVKLAPDGDKSVVTRLAGTFGYLAPEYAVTGKITTKADVFSFGVVLMELLTGLVALDEDRPEETQYLAAWFWHISSDKQKLRAAIDPALDVKDETFESISIIAELAGHCTAREPNQRPDMSHAVNVLAPLVEKWKPSGDDTEEYCGIDYSLPLNQMVKGWQEAEGKDFSYVDLEDSKGSIPARPTGFAESFTSADGR, from the exons ATGCAACTCTATAGATCTATTGCCATGagaaacaaccacataaagcAGCTTGTCTTAGTTTTAGCAGTTCTGCTATATCTTGCTGCTGTGGTTTATAGTGACACAGATCCCAATGACTTAGCTATTCTCAAAGCATTCAGAGATGGACTGGAGAATCCAGAGTTATTGGAGTGGCCAGCTAGTGGCGATGAGGATCCGTGTGGCCAATCTTGGAAGCATGTTCATTGTGTTGATTCAAGGGTCACTCAGATTCAGGTTGAAAATATGAGGTTGAAGGGTCCTTTGCCTGAAAATCTAAACCAGCTTACCATGCTTGTAAACTTGGGCCTCCAGAGGAATCAATTTACTGGTCCTTTACCATCCTTTAGTGGGTTGTCTAATCTACAGTTTGCTTATTTGGATTATAATCAGTTTGATTCTATCCCTTCTGATTTTTTTACTGGTTTAGTGAATTTGCAAGTCTTGGCATTGGATGGTAACCCTTTTAATGCCACTACTGGGTGGACATTCTCTAAGGATTTGCAAGATTCTTCGCAATTGACCAATCTCTCTTGTATGTCCTGTAATTTGGTCGGTCCATTACCTGATTTTCTAGGGAGTTTGGTATCTCTGCAAAACTTGAAACTTTCAGGCAATAATTTATCTGGTGAAATCCCACCTAGCTTTAAGGGAGGCATGTCTTTACAGAATCTATGGCTAAATAATCAGAAAGGCGGTGGCTTGAGTGGTACTATTGATCTGGTGGCAACAATGGAGTCAGTAACTGTTCTATGGCTTCATGGGAACCAGTTTACAGGTAAAATTCCAGAGAGCATTGGTAGATTGACTCAGTTAAAGGATCTCAATCTTAATGGTAATAAGCTTGTTGGATTAGTTCCTGATAGCTTGGCAAATTTGCCTTTAGAGCATTTAGATTTGAACAATAATCAGTTAATGGGTCCAATTCCAAAATTTAAAGCAACTAAAGTGTCTTGTACTTCAAATCCCTTTTGTCAATCCACTGCAGGGGTTTCTTGTGCCCCAGAAGTTATGGCACTTTTAGAATTTCTTGATGGGTTGAGTTATCCTCCAAGACTTGTTTCTTCCTGGACTAGTAATGACCCATGTTCATCATGGATGGGTGTCGAATGCGTTTCCAATAAGGTTTATTCCATTGCTTTGCCTAATCAGAATCTTAGTGGCACCTTGAGTCCTTCAGTTGCAAATTTAGGTTCACTTCATCAAATTAAACTTGGGGGTAACAATCTTAGTGGTCAAGTTCCAACAAATTGGACTAACTTGGCATCTTTGGAAACTTTAGATCTCAGTAATAACAATATTCTCCCTccatttccaaaattttcTAGCACTGTGAATGTTGTCATTGCTGGGAATCCTATGTTAAATGGTGGTCAAACAGCCCCATCTCCTGATAAGTATCCACCATCTGGAAGTAGAGATTCGCCCTCGTCACAAGCCAAAGGTACACAGTCTTCTCCTGCTGGTTCTTCTGCGGAATCAATTACACAGAAAAGCCCCAAGAGGTCTACTTTAGTTGCAGTTATAGCACCTCTTGCAAGTGTTGCTGTTGTTGCTATTTTGATAATTCCTTTATCCATTTACTTCTGTAAGAAGAGGAGAGACACCATCCAGGCTCCAAGTTCTCTAGTCATTCACCCGAGGGATCCATCTGATTCTAATAACGTTAAAATTGTTGTTGCCCATCATACCAATGGAAGCACGTCTACAAGAACAGGAAGTGATTCTGCAAGCATAAACAGTAGTGGTATTGGTGAGTCTCATGTAATTGAAGCAGGAAGTCTGGTCATATCAGTTCAAGTTCTTCGAAATGTGACAAAAAATTTTGCCCCAGACAATGAGCTCGGCCGTGGTGGCTTTGGAGTGGTTTATAAAGGAGAATTGGATGATGGAACAAAAATAGCAGTAAAAAGAATGGAGTCTGGTGTGATTAGCAGCAAAGCCTTGGATGAATTCCAGGCTGAGATTGCTGTTCTTTCAAAGGTCCGGCATCGTCATTTAGTATCACTTTTGGGTTATTCAATTGAAGGGAATGAGAGGATTCTTGTTTATGAATATATGCCTCAAGGAGCTCTCAGTAAGCATCTTTTCCACTGGAAGAGCTTCGAATTGGAGCCTCTTTCATGGAAACGGAGGCTAAACATTGCCTTGGATGTTGCTAGAGGAATGGAATATCTTCATAATCTAGCTCATAGAAGCTTCATACACAGAGATCTTAAATCATCAAACATCTTGCTTGGTGATGATTTCAGGGCAAAAGTTTCAGATTTCGGATTGGTGAAACTTGCTCCGGATGGAGACAAATCTGTGGTTACCAGGCTTGCTGGGACTTTTGGATACTTGGCGCCAGAATATGCTG TGACAGGGAAAATCACAACCAAGGCTGATGTCTTCAGTTTTGGGGTTGTGTTAATGGAACTATTAACCGGGTTGGTGGCACTTGATGAAGACAGGCCAGAGGAAACTCAATACTTGGCTGCATGGTTCTGGCATATCAGTTCAGATAAGCAGAAACTCAGGGCTGCTATTGACCCTGCACTTGATGTGAAAGATGAAACATTTGAGAGTATTTCCATCATTGCTGAACTGGCTGGACATTGCACAGCAAGAGAGCCTAACCAAAGGCCGGATATGAGCCATGCTGTGAATGTACTAGCCCCTCTAGTCGAAAAATGGAAACCTTCGGGTGATGATACGGAAGAATATTGTGGCATTGATTATAGCCTTCCCCTTAACCAGATGGTGAAGGGCTGGCAAGAAGCAGAAGGAAAAGACTTCAGTTATGTGGACTTAGAAGACAGCAAGGGTAGCATCCCAGCAAGGCCAACGGGCTTTGCAGAGTCTTTCACTTCTGCAGATGGTCGATAA
- the LOC8275756 gene encoding mediator of RNA polymerase II transcription subunit 27, giving the protein MATKLNALMQPQPQPQPQQQQQPQPPQETPPADDAPPKQVAMAMDRLSQAARLIADVRLGADRLLEALFMSAQPHQSKKPLLLFIKEDAAMRQHLQDLRSVGRQLEESGVLNDSLRSRSNSWGLHMPLVCPDGAVVAYAWKRQLAGQAGASAVDRTRLALKAFTDQKRRFFPHLDDGVDGQNTESVSKKQCSLQVVPPVTLLVEELSDCKTLSDVLTRLEKEIPNVKISTFERLDWLKRASSLPAPVSENPIETSKEHTFHTLNKLRTGSQSAVSVPTDKVAVIELLSPSVFRALVSLHPAGSIDPDAVAFFSPDEGGSYIHARGFSVHHVFRQITEHAAMALQHFLGIKAEIALFTLLHWICSYQTLFSKVCSKCGRLLAMDRKSSLLLPPVHRPYRHFSPLESPSTQPISSTKDQGLDFPGAYHTGCFSEDF; this is encoded by the exons ATGGCGACTAAACTTAACGCTCTAATGCAGCCGCAACCGCAACCGCAACCGCAGCAGCAACAGCAACCGCAACCGCCGCAAGAGACTCCTCCGGCGGACGATGCCCCGCCGAAGCAAGTGGCAATGGCGATGGACAGGCTGTCACAAGCGGCTCGCTTAATCGCTGATGTAAGACTCGGAGCTGATCGCCTTCTCGAAGCATTGTTCATGTCGGCACAGCCTCATCAGAGTAAGAAACCATTGCTATTGTTTATCAAAGAAGACGCTGCCATGCGCCAGCACCTACAGGATCTTCGTTCCGTTG GAAGGCAGCTAGAAGAGTCTGGGGTTCTTAATGATTCTTTAAGGTCAAGAAGTAATTCATGGGGTCTACACATGCCATTAGTGTGTCCAGATGGTGCAGTTGTGGCCTATGCTTGGAAACGACAACTTGCAGGTCAGGCTGGTGCTTCAGCAGTTGATAGAACCAG gTTAGCTCTTAAGGCATTTACGGATCAGAAAAGGCGATTCTTTCCTCACTTAGATGATGGAGTAGATGGTCAAAATACTGAATCAGTGTCTAAGAAACAATGCAGTCTGCAAGTAGTACCACCGGTGACTCTTCTCGTTGAAGAACTTAGTGATTGCAAAACACTATCAGATGTTTTAACGCGTTTggagaaagaaattccaaatgTGAAAATCTCCACTTTTGAGCGACTAGATTGGTTGAAAAGAGCTTCTTCTTTGCCAGCTCCAGTTAGTGAGAATCCTATAGAAACATCAAAAGAACATACATTTCACACTTTAAATAAGCTGAGAACTGGATCACAGAGCGCTGTCAGTGTTCCCACAGATAAGGTTGCTGTAATTGAGTTGTTGTCTCCATCTGTCTTTAGAGCTCTAGTGTCCTTGCATCCGGCTGGTTCTATTGACCCTGATGCGGTAGCTTTCTTCTCTCCTGATGAG GGAGGCAGCTACATACATGCAAGAGGTTTTTCAGTTCATCATGTATTTAGACAAATAACG GAGCATGCGGCTATGGCTCTGCAACATTTTCTTGGGATCAAGGCTGAAATAGCTCTGTTTACTCTTTTG CACTGGATCTGCAGCTACCAAACACTGTTTAGCAAAGTTTGCAG CAAGTGCGGACGGCTACTGGCAATGGACCGAAAATCATCATTGTTGCTACCTCCAGTTCACCGGCCTTATCGACATTTTTCTCCTCTGGAATCTCCATCAACCCAACCCATTTCCTCAACCAAGGACCAGGGTTTGGATTTCCCAGGGGCTTATCACACTGGCTGCTTTTCAGAGGATTTTTAG